A genomic stretch from Nitrobacter winogradskyi Nb-255 includes:
- a CDS encoding IS3 family transposase (programmed frameshift), producing the protein MRQKSGPEKAPAEQVVKDIRRATRRQFSAEEKIRIVLEGVRGEESIAELCRREGIASSMYYGWSKEFLDAGKRRLAGDTARAATSDEVKELRREAQALKEAVADLTLENRLLKKKHARGWGGRHMRYPASEKAEIIRLVEASHLPARRTLDKLGIPRATFYRWYDRYLTGGIEALADHRSRPDRVWNRIPDPIRAEIVELALRETELSPRELAVRFTDEKRYFVSEASVYRLLKAHDLITSPAYIVIKAASEFKDKTTAPNQLWQTDFTYLKITGWGWYYLSTVLDDFSRFIVAWKLCATMRADDVTATLDLALAASGLDQIAVAHRPRLLSDNGASYISAELATWLDGKGMKHVRGAPYHPQTQGKIERWHQTLKNRILLENYYLPGDLERQVAAFVEHYNHGRYHESIDNLTPADVYFGRGQTILTERERIKRQTIHQRRLQHHLQAA; encoded by the exons ATGAGACAGAAATCCGGGCCGGAGAAAGCACCGGCAGAGCAGGTCGTGAAGGACATCCGCCGGGCAACGCGCCGGCAGTTCTCGGCTGAAGAGAAGATCCGCATCGTGCTGGAAGGCGTGCGCGGCGAGGAGAGCATCGCCGAGCTGTGTCGGCGCGAGGGGATCGCCTCGTCGATGTATTACGGCTGGTCGAAGGAGTTCCTCGACGCCGGCAAGCGCCGTCTCGCTGGTGACACGGCCCGCGCCGCGACGTCGGACGAGGTGAAAGAGCTGCGCCGTGAGGCGCAGGCCCTGAAGGAGGCCGTGGCCGATCTCACCCTGGAAAACCGCCTGCTGA AAAAAAAGCATGCTCGCGGATGGGGAGGACGACACATGAGGTATCCTGCATCCGAAAAGGCCGAGATCATTCGCCTGGTCGAGGCCTCGCATCTGCCGGCACGGCGAACCCTGGACAAGCTCGGCATCCCGCGCGCCACGTTCTATCGCTGGTACGATCGCTATCTCACCGGTGGGATCGAGGCTCTGGCCGATCATCGCTCGCGGCCGGATCGTGTCTGGAACCGGATTCCTGACCCAATCCGGGCCGAGATCGTCGAGCTGGCGCTGCGCGAAACGGAGCTGAGCCCGCGCGAGCTGGCGGTGCGCTTCACCGACGAGAAGCGCTACTTTGTCTCGGAGGCGTCGGTATATCGGCTGCTGAAGGCTCATGATCTCATCACCAGCCCAGCCTATATCGTCATCAAGGCGGCGTCTGAGTTCAAGGACAAGACGACAGCGCCCAACCAGCTCTGGCAAACCGACTTCACCTACCTGAAGATCACGGGTTGGGGCTGGTATTATCTCTCGACCGTGCTCGACGACTTCTCCCGCTTCATCGTCGCCTGGAAGCTCTGCGCCACGATGCGGGCGGATGACGTCACCGCCACGCTCGATCTGGCTCTGGCGGCATCGGGGCTCGACCAGATCGCGGTCGCGCATCGGCCGAGGCTGTTGAGCGACAACGGCGCCTCATACATCTCGGCCGAACTCGCTACCTGGCTCGACGGCAAGGGCATGAAACACGTTCGCGGCGCGCCGTATCATCCCCAGACGCAGGGCAAGATCGAGCGCTGGCATCAGACCCTGAAGAACCGCATCCTGCTGGAAAACTACTATCTGCCCGGCGACCTTGAACGGCAGGTCGCGGCCTTCGTCGAGCACTACAATCACGGCCGCTATCACGAGAGCATCGATAATCTCACGCCCGCTGACGTCTACTTCGGCCGCGGGCAGACCATCCTCACCGAACGCGAAAGGATCAAACGCCAGACCATCCACCAAAGACGCTTGCAGCATCACCTGCAGGCCGCCTAA
- a CDS encoding glutathione S-transferase family protein — translation MNGKWTSDWQPVQAKDEKGGFVRQTSSFRNWITPDGSAGPSGESGFPAERGRYHLYVALICPWASRTLIARKLKKLEEVVSASVVEPVLTDQGWRFGDYPGAGRDEVNGATYLHELYTRADPEICGRATVPVLWDKKRKTIVNNESAEIVRMFNSGFAGLADDSVDLYPQGLRSAIDALNDRIYPALNNGVYRAGFATTQIAYDEAFDDVFAMLDLLENYLANRPFLLGPRFTEADIRLFVTLVRFDTAYHGLFKCNLRRLSEYPSLTAYLKRVLDVPGIRETVSIDHIKRGYYSIKSLNPNGIVPKGPDLSHLGL, via the coding sequence GTGAATGGAAAATGGACATCGGACTGGCAACCGGTCCAGGCCAAGGATGAAAAGGGCGGCTTTGTCCGTCAGACGTCCAGCTTCCGCAACTGGATCACTCCCGATGGAAGCGCCGGACCGAGCGGAGAAAGTGGCTTCCCCGCGGAACGCGGCCGCTACCATCTTTATGTCGCGTTGATCTGCCCGTGGGCCTCGCGCACACTCATTGCCCGCAAGCTGAAAAAGCTTGAGGAAGTTGTTTCGGCGTCCGTCGTGGAGCCGGTATTGACCGACCAGGGATGGCGCTTCGGCGATTATCCGGGCGCCGGGCGGGACGAGGTCAACGGCGCGACCTATCTGCACGAACTCTATACACGAGCCGATCCGGAAATCTGCGGGCGCGCGACGGTCCCGGTCCTCTGGGACAAGAAACGCAAGACCATCGTCAACAATGAATCCGCCGAGATCGTTCGCATGTTCAACTCGGGATTCGCCGGGTTGGCAGATGACAGCGTCGATCTTTATCCGCAGGGGCTCCGTAGCGCGATCGATGCGCTCAACGACCGCATCTACCCCGCGCTCAACAACGGCGTTTACCGCGCCGGCTTCGCCACGACGCAAATCGCCTATGACGAGGCGTTCGACGACGTCTTCGCGATGCTGGACCTGTTGGAAAACTATTTGGCGAACCGTCCGTTTCTGCTCGGCCCGCGCTTCACCGAAGCCGACATCCGCCTGTTCGTGACGCTGGTGCGTTTCGATACCGCCTATCACGGTCTTTTCAAATGCAACCTGCGGCGCCTCTCCGAGTACCCCAGCCTCACCGCCTATCTCAAACGTGTGCTGGACGTTCCCGGGATTCGCGAGACGGTCAGCATCGATCACATCAAGAGAGGGTATTATTCCATCAAGTCACTTAACCCGAACGGCATCGTCCCGAAAGGTCCGGATCTCAGCCACCTTGGCCTTTGA
- a CDS encoding YqaA family protein → MLRRTYDWCIAAADKPHALWILAAVAFAESSFFPVPPDVMLLPMALARPRRAWLFATVCTIASVAGGVLGYAIGALLYDSVGQWLIHLYGLGDKVEAFRASYAEWGAWIIIGKGLTPIPYKLVTITSGFAGYNVWLFILCSIIARGGRFFIVAVVLDRYGEAIRREIEKRLGLWAAIGAAVIVLGFVIAFRLI, encoded by the coding sequence ATGCTGAGACGGACCTACGACTGGTGCATCGCCGCCGCTGACAAGCCTCATGCGCTCTGGATTCTGGCGGCCGTGGCTTTCGCCGAGAGCTCATTCTTTCCAGTGCCGCCCGATGTCATGCTGCTGCCGATGGCGCTGGCGCGGCCACGACGCGCCTGGCTGTTCGCGACCGTATGCACGATCGCCTCGGTCGCCGGCGGCGTGCTTGGCTATGCGATCGGCGCGCTCCTTTATGACTCGGTCGGCCAGTGGCTCATTCATCTCTATGGGCTTGGCGACAAGGTCGAGGCGTTTCGCGCGTCATATGCGGAATGGGGCGCGTGGATCATCATCGGCAAGGGCCTGACGCCGATTCCCTACAAGCTCGTCACCATCACCTCGGGTTTTGCGGGATACAACGTCTGGCTGTTTATCCTGTGCTCGATCATCGCCCGCGGCGGCCGGTTCTTCATCGTCGCGGTCGTGCTCGACCGTTACGGTGAAGCCATTCGCCGCGAGATCGAAAAGCGGCTCGGCCTTTGGGCGGCGATTGGCGCTGCCGTTATCGTCCTCGGGTTCGTGATCGCGTTCCGCTTGATCTAG
- a CDS encoding ABC transporter substrate-binding protein — protein MQVRSLRRLWCILLVLVSAVGVACPGVADNGADAGAPTQIRFSLDRPIDAAVAPVVLASTRGLFRAEGLSVTTAAAADTADAIARVAAGKSDLALADINALIRFRDQRGAPPVKAVFVLFDKAAYAFIARKSRGINALADIEGKTVGVIEGDPSIRLWPALARRNGLRLKTVKLQQISPAVREPMLSAGQLDAISGLSYLSAIDLRDRGIPADDIAVLRFADYGCAAYGKALIVNPAFAAGKPEAVKAFLRAVIAGLRLTIREPAKAVDDVLAQMDGGSRAVELERLHTVLSDNILTSEVRHSGIGGIDPARFETLLDQIAEDFRFRNRPAATDIFDSSFLPPASDRRITQVE, from the coding sequence ATGCAAGTGCGTTCTTTGCGTCGTCTCTGGTGTATCCTGCTTGTGCTCGTGAGCGCGGTCGGCGTTGCATGTCCCGGCGTTGCGGACAATGGGGCCGACGCCGGCGCGCCAACCCAGATCAGGTTCTCGCTCGACCGCCCGATCGATGCCGCCGTGGCTCCGGTGGTTCTGGCATCGACCAGGGGACTGTTCCGCGCGGAAGGCCTGAGCGTCACGACGGCCGCGGCCGCCGACACCGCTGATGCGATTGCGCGTGTCGCGGCCGGCAAGAGCGATCTGGCGCTCGCGGACATCAACGCCCTGATCCGCTTTCGCGATCAGCGGGGCGCGCCCCCGGTCAAGGCCGTGTTCGTGCTGTTCGACAAGGCGGCTTACGCCTTCATCGCTCGCAAGAGCCGGGGCATCAACGCCCTTGCCGACATCGAGGGCAAGACAGTCGGCGTCATCGAGGGCGATCCTTCCATCAGGCTGTGGCCTGCGCTGGCGCGGCGGAACGGCCTGCGGCTCAAAACCGTGAAGTTGCAGCAGATCTCCCCGGCCGTTCGTGAACCGATGCTGTCGGCGGGCCAGCTCGACGCCATATCCGGCCTGTCGTACCTGTCGGCGATCGACCTGCGCGATCGCGGCATCCCGGCCGACGATATCGCGGTGCTGAGATTTGCCGACTACGGCTGCGCGGCCTACGGCAAGGCGCTGATCGTCAACCCGGCGTTCGCCGCCGGCAAGCCGGAAGCGGTGAAGGCGTTCCTGCGCGCGGTGATCGCCGGGCTGCGGCTCACCATCAGGGAGCCCGCGAAGGCCGTGGATGACGTGCTGGCTCAGATGGACGGCGGATCACGCGCTGTGGAGCTGGAACGCCTGCATACGGTCCTCAGCGACAATATTCTCACCAGCGAGGTCAGGCATAGCGGCATCGGCGGCATCGATCCGGCCCGGTTCGAGACGTTGCTCGACCAGATCGCCGAAGACTTCAGATTCCGCAATCGTCCGGCGGCTACGGATATCTTCGACAGCAGTTTTCTGCCCCCGGCCAGCGACCGCAGGATCACGCAGGTTGAGTGA
- a CDS encoding glucan ABC transporter ATP-binding protein/ permease has product MSMVRLYTRVLELLGAEARLGWILAGANLLLAGAQFAEPVLFGRIIDVLSGNPASGLFGMASTSPWPLLAVWAAFGLFTILCGVTVALQADRLSHRQRQAVLTGYFEHIMQLPLAYHAGTHSGRLMKVMLQGTDALWRLWLGFFREHFAAMMSLVVLLPLSLYINWRLAILLFALCIVFTMLTTLVVRRTFDMQNEVEAHFSDLSARASDALGNVALVQSFVRVDAEVQGLRFVVDKLLSAQMPVLSWWAVVTVMTRASTTITILAIFTAGIALNQRGMTSIGEIVMFVSFATMLIQRLEQVVSFINSVFMEAPRLKEFFDVLDAVPAVRDRPDAVDPGRLQGRVEFNDVSFSYDSKRPAVANLSFVASPGETIALVGPTGAGKSTAVALLHRAFDPQSGIIRIDGMDIRDLTLSGLRRNIGVVFQEPLLFNRSIAENLRVGKPDATDEEMRLAAGRAQALDFIERGEKKFDTHAGERGRMLSGGERQRLSIARALLKDPPILILDEATSALDAVTEAKVNAALDEVMKGRTTFVIAHRLSTIRNAARILVFADGRVIESGTFGELLANGGHFAQLAKAQFMTQESTQADLSSSRTNPAVEIRPLSLGN; this is encoded by the coding sequence ATGTCGATGGTCCGCCTTTACACGCGCGTTCTCGAACTGCTCGGCGCGGAAGCGCGGCTCGGCTGGATCCTGGCCGGCGCCAACCTGCTGCTGGCGGGCGCGCAGTTCGCCGAGCCGGTGCTGTTCGGCCGCATCATTGACGTCCTGTCCGGCAATCCAGCCTCCGGCCTCTTTGGAATGGCCTCGACGTCACCCTGGCCGCTGCTGGCGGTTTGGGCGGCCTTCGGCCTGTTCACGATCCTGTGCGGCGTGACCGTGGCCCTGCAGGCCGACCGTCTCTCGCATCGCCAGCGTCAGGCCGTGCTGACCGGCTATTTCGAGCACATCATGCAGTTGCCGCTCGCCTACCACGCCGGCACCCATTCGGGACGGCTGATGAAGGTGATGCTGCAAGGCACGGATGCGCTGTGGCGGCTGTGGCTCGGATTTTTCCGCGAGCATTTCGCGGCGATGATGTCGCTCGTCGTGCTGCTGCCGCTGTCGCTCTATATCAACTGGCGGCTGGCGATCCTTCTGTTCGCGCTCTGCATCGTATTCACGATGCTGACGACGCTGGTGGTTCGCAGAACCTTCGACATGCAGAACGAGGTGGAGGCGCATTTCAGCGATCTTTCCGCGCGGGCCTCCGACGCCCTCGGCAACGTCGCGCTGGTGCAGAGCTTTGTTCGGGTCGACGCCGAGGTGCAGGGCCTGCGGTTCGTCGTCGACAAGCTGCTGTCTGCGCAGATGCCGGTGCTGTCGTGGTGGGCCGTCGTCACCGTGATGACGCGCGCCTCCACCACCATCACCATTCTGGCAATCTTCACCGCAGGCATCGCGCTGAACCAGCGGGGAATGACGTCGATCGGCGAGATCGTGATGTTCGTGAGCTTCGCCACCATGCTGATCCAGAGGCTGGAGCAGGTCGTTTCCTTCATCAACAGCGTGTTCATGGAGGCGCCGCGTCTTAAGGAGTTCTTCGACGTGCTCGACGCCGTTCCGGCCGTGCGCGACCGGCCCGACGCCGTCGATCCCGGACGATTGCAGGGACGCGTTGAATTCAACGACGTGTCGTTCTCCTACGACAGCAAAAGGCCGGCGGTCGCGAACCTGTCGTTTGTCGCATCGCCTGGGGAAACCATCGCGCTGGTCGGCCCGACCGGCGCGGGCAAGTCCACCGCCGTCGCGCTGCTGCACCGGGCGTTCGATCCGCAATCCGGCATCATCAGGATCGACGGCATGGACATTCGCGACCTCACGCTCAGCGGGTTACGGCGAAACATCGGCGTGGTGTTCCAGGAGCCGTTGCTGTTCAACCGCTCGATCGCCGAGAACCTCCGCGTCGGCAAGCCCGACGCCACCGACGAGGAGATGCGGCTCGCCGCCGGACGTGCCCAGGCGCTGGACTTCATCGAACGCGGCGAGAAAAAATTCGATACGCATGCCGGCGAGCGCGGGCGAATGCTGTCCGGCGGCGAACGGCAGCGGCTGTCGATCGCCCGCGCCCTGCTGAAGGATCCGCCGATCCTGATCCTCGACGAGGCGACCAGCGCGCTGGACGCCGTGACCGAGGCCAAGGTCAACGCCGCGCTCGACGAGGTGATGAAGGGACGCACCACATTCGTCATCGCGCATCGGCTGTCCACCATACGGAACGCCGCGCGAATTCTGGTTTTCGCGGATGGCCGCGTGATCGAAAGCGGAACTTTCGGCGAACTCCTGGCGAACGGAGGTCATTTCGCCCAACTCGCGAAAGCGCAATTCATGACGCAGGAGAGTACCCAGGCAGACCTGTCCTCATCGCGAACCAACCCGGCCGTCGAAATTCGGCCCCTTTCGTTGGGGAATTAG
- a CDS encoding D-alanyl-D-alanine carboxypeptidase family protein, giving the protein MHSSIFPFRKWLPTCIVLAAVALVTLAPSRTVHATEAHLLIEADTGKVLEAENATFPWYPASVTKLMTAYVTLTAVKQKRLTLDTLLTVSPTAAAQSPSKMGFRPGTQVTVDNALKMMMVKSANDMAVVLAEGVGGSIDGFSAEMNAAAQRLGMTQSSYVNPNGLPADGQISSARDMAILARAFIHDLPEYEYFVHIPSIRYGRRVTHNFNKLIGRFPGADGFKTGFICASGYNLVASATQNGKRLIAVVLGASSGTMRAVRAAQMLERGFANNSLSWLRPALGTVDRLAPIAATPPNLRDEMCGPKRRHPASDEDNDVVANTSATSAAVMSFFATGAQPPTLRPVDMIAAAPAPSDPVIVYTGPTRTGAAIAAAAEADAARDAPPKSKKPGKTARDKPAPKAEAREKSKNRVSITIDPKSASKSTPKSTKPPVNTKPAASPSAKPKTAEGKSKP; this is encoded by the coding sequence GTGCATTCTTCCATCTTCCCGTTTCGCAAATGGCTACCGACCTGCATCGTCCTCGCGGCCGTGGCGCTGGTTACGCTCGCGCCATCCCGCACAGTTCATGCCACCGAAGCGCATCTGCTGATCGAAGCGGATACCGGAAAGGTGCTGGAAGCCGAGAATGCCACCTTTCCCTGGTATCCGGCCTCGGTCACCAAGCTCATGACCGCTTACGTCACGCTGACGGCGGTCAAGCAAAAGCGCCTCACGCTCGACACGCTGTTGACGGTATCGCCGACCGCCGCCGCACAGTCGCCATCGAAGATGGGCTTTCGGCCGGGCACCCAGGTGACCGTCGACAACGCGCTGAAGATGATGATGGTGAAGTCGGCCAACGACATGGCCGTGGTGCTTGCGGAAGGCGTCGGCGGGTCGATCGACGGTTTCTCGGCCGAAATGAACGCGGCCGCGCAGCGGCTTGGCATGACGCAGTCGAGCTATGTCAACCCGAACGGCCTGCCCGCCGACGGCCAGATTTCCTCGGCGCGCGACATGGCCATTCTCGCGCGCGCATTCATTCACGATCTGCCCGAATACGAATATTTCGTGCACATCCCCTCGATACGCTACGGCCGCAGGGTGACGCACAACTTCAACAAGCTGATCGGACGCTTTCCAGGCGCCGACGGCTTCAAAACCGGCTTCATCTGTGCCTCCGGCTACAATCTCGTCGCATCCGCCACGCAGAACGGCAAGCGCCTGATCGCGGTGGTGCTCGGCGCATCGTCGGGTACGATGCGGGCTGTGCGCGCCGCGCAGATGCTGGAGCGCGGCTTCGCCAATAACTCGCTGTCGTGGCTGCGACCGGCGCTCGGCACCGTCGACAGGCTGGCGCCGATCGCCGCGACGCCTCCCAATCTGCGCGATGAAATGTGCGGGCCGAAACGCAGGCATCCCGCCAGCGACGAGGATAACGATGTCGTCGCCAACACGTCAGCGACAAGCGCCGCCGTGATGTCGTTCTTCGCGACCGGCGCGCAACCGCCGACGCTTCGGCCGGTGGACATGATCGCGGCCGCCCCGGCGCCCTCGGATCCCGTCATTGTCTATACCGGACCGACGCGCACCGGCGCCGCCATCGCCGCCGCGGCGGAAGCCGACGCCGCGCGCGACGCTCCGCCGAAGAGCAAGAAGCCTGGCAAGACCGCCCGCGACAAACCCGCGCCGAAAGCAGAAGCCAGAGAAAAATCAAAGAACCGGGTCTCGATCACCATCGACCCCAAGTCCGCATCCAAGTCCACGCCCAAGTCCACAAAGCCCCCGGTCAATACCAAGCCCGCCGCCAGCCCATCCGCCAAGCCCAAAACCGCTGAAGGCAAGTCCAAACCCTAG
- a CDS encoding universal stress protein, with amino-acid sequence MHSHILIPTDGSELAQKGVDYGLSLADGYGGKVTIITVTEQSPVPSIGESEWGKVGMDPDRLEDADTRHAKAILSAAKAAAEKIGLTVETLHTQNVSPAAAIVDVAKKNGCSLIVMASHRRRGIKSVLLGSQTAEVLATAPIPVLIVP; translated from the coding sequence ATGCACAGTCATATTCTCATTCCTACTGATGGCTCCGAACTGGCACAGAAAGGTGTCGACTATGGTCTGTCGCTGGCCGACGGATATGGCGGCAAGGTTACAATCATCACTGTGACAGAGCAGTCGCCCGTTCCCTCTATTGGTGAAAGCGAATGGGGTAAGGTTGGTATGGATCCGGATCGGCTTGAAGATGCCGACACGCGGCATGCAAAAGCTATCCTTTCGGCAGCCAAAGCAGCGGCAGAAAAAATAGGATTGACCGTCGAGACACTCCATACCCAGAACGTCTCACCGGCCGCAGCTATTGTTGATGTGGCGAAGAAGAATGGATGCAGCCTGATCGTCATGGCCTCTCATCGACGCCGCGGGATCAAGAGTGTCCTTTTAGGCAGCCAAACCGCCGAGGTTCTTGCAACCGCACCTATCCCCGTTCTTATAGTCCCCTGA
- a CDS encoding long-chain fatty acid--CoA ligase, which produces MDRIWLRQYPAGVPADIDASQYASLIELLEESFARFSDRKAFICMDTAMTYREIDETSRALGAYLQSLGLKKGARVALMMPNVLQYPISTVAVLRAGYAAVNVNPLYTPHELEYQLKDSGAEAIIVLENFAATVQQAIGKTAVRHVIVGSMGDLLGFKGLIVNFVVRHIKKMVPPSSIPHAVKFNDALAAGRGMALARPELAPDDVAFLQYTGGTTGVSKGATLLHRNILANMLQNDAWLQPVLKKPPVIDQLFIVCALPLYHIFALTACFMLGMRAGGVNLLIPNPRDIPGLVKELRKYQINCFPAVNTLYNALLNAPGFEQVDFSKLRASIGGGMAVQKAVAERWLKVTGCPLLEGYGLSETSPTLTCNPADGDKYTGSIGLPLPSTYISIRDNDGREMPLGEAGEICASGPQVMPGYWNRQDETAKVMTADGFFRTGDIGVMSTDGYTRLVDRKKDMIVVSGFNVYPNEIEDVIASHPGVLECAVIGVKDERSGETVKAFVVRKDPDLTREEIIKFARTELTNYKVPKQIEFRDSLPKTNVGKILRRALRDENKTAA; this is translated from the coding sequence ATGGATCGCATCTGGCTCAGGCAATATCCCGCAGGCGTGCCCGCCGACATCGACGCTTCGCAATACGCTTCGTTGATCGAGTTGCTGGAGGAGAGCTTCGCCAGGTTCAGCGACCGCAAAGCTTTCATCTGCATGGACACGGCGATGACCTATCGCGAGATCGACGAAACGTCGCGTGCTCTCGGCGCTTACCTGCAGAGCCTGGGACTGAAAAAGGGGGCGCGCGTCGCGCTGATGATGCCGAACGTGCTGCAATATCCGATCTCGACGGTCGCCGTGCTGCGCGCCGGCTATGCCGCGGTCAATGTCAACCCGCTCTACACGCCGCACGAGCTTGAATATCAACTCAAGGATTCCGGCGCGGAAGCGATCATCGTGCTGGAAAACTTCGCAGCGACGGTGCAGCAGGCGATCGGTAAAACCGCCGTCAGGCACGTCATCGTCGGCAGCATGGGTGACCTGCTCGGCTTCAAGGGCCTGATCGTCAATTTCGTTGTCCGCCACATCAAAAAGATGGTGCCGCCATCATCGATTCCGCACGCCGTCAAGTTCAACGACGCCCTTGCCGCGGGGCGCGGCATGGCGCTGGCCCGGCCCGAACTCGCGCCTGACGATGTGGCCTTCCTGCAATATACCGGCGGCACAACCGGCGTCTCCAAGGGAGCGACGCTCCTTCATCGCAACATCCTCGCCAACATGCTGCAGAATGACGCGTGGCTACAGCCGGTGCTGAAAAAGCCGCCGGTGATCGATCAGCTTTTCATCGTCTGCGCCCTGCCGCTCTATCATATCTTCGCGCTGACGGCGTGCTTCATGCTGGGAATGCGCGCGGGCGGAGTCAATCTGCTAATCCCGAACCCGCGCGACATTCCCGGACTGGTGAAAGAACTGAGGAAGTATCAGATCAACTGCTTCCCGGCGGTGAACACGCTTTATAACGCTCTGCTCAACGCGCCCGGTTTCGAGCAGGTCGACTTCTCCAAGCTGAGGGCGTCGATCGGCGGTGGCATGGCCGTGCAGAAGGCCGTGGCGGAGAGATGGCTGAAAGTGACGGGATGCCCGCTGCTGGAAGGCTACGGTCTTTCGGAAACCTCGCCGACGCTGACCTGCAATCCCGCCGACGGCGACAAATATACCGGCTCCATCGGGCTTCCCCTGCCGTCGACATACATCTCCATCCGCGACAATGACGGGAGGGAGATGCCGCTCGGCGAGGCGGGAGAAATCTGCGCCAGCGGGCCACAGGTCATGCCGGGCTATTGGAACAGGCAGGACGAAACCGCGAAGGTGATGACGGCGGACGGCTTCTTCCGCACCGGCGACATCGGCGTCATGTCCACGGACGGTTACACCCGGCTCGTCGACCGCAAGAAGGACATGATCGTGGTCTCCGGTTTCAACGTCTACCCGAACGAAATCGAGGACGTGATCGCAAGCCATCCAGGCGTGCTCGAATGCGCCGTGATTGGAGTCAAGGACGAGAGGTCGGGCGAAACGGTCAAGGCGTTCGTAGTCAGGAAGGATCCTGATCTCACGCGCGAGGAAATCATCAAGTTCGCCCGGACGGAATTGACGAACTACAAGGTGCCGAAACAAATCGAGTTTCGCGATTCCCTGCCGAAAACCAATGTCGGCAAGATTCTCCGCCGCGCATTGCGCGACGAGAACAAGACGGCGGCGTGA
- a CDS encoding DUF924 family protein: protein MKSESTSLPSPADVLAFWRAAGPGKWYTKDNAFDVEVSRRFLRLWEAAGAGELAEWEKTDDGALALVIVLDQFPRNMFRSDARTFSTDDQALAVAERAIARGADTRIEADLVEFLYVPFMHSERLADQDRCIELFRTRGRPENLKFAEIHADIIRRFGRFPHRNLVLGRATNAEEQAFLDTGGFAG, encoded by the coding sequence ATGAAATCCGAAAGCACGTCCCTCCCCTCTCCCGCCGATGTCCTCGCTTTCTGGCGCGCCGCCGGACCGGGCAAATGGTACACAAAGGACAACGCGTTCGACGTTGAGGTGAGCCGTCGCTTTCTTCGGCTTTGGGAAGCCGCCGGCGCGGGCGAACTCGCAGAATGGGAGAAGACCGACGACGGCGCGCTGGCGCTCGTCATCGTGCTCGACCAGTTTCCGCGCAACATGTTCCGCAGCGACGCCCGGACCTTCTCGACCGACGACCAGGCGCTGGCCGTCGCCGAGCGTGCCATCGCCCGCGGCGCCGACACGCGCATAGAGGCCGACCTTGTCGAGTTCCTCTATGTTCCCTTCATGCATTCCGAACGGCTGGCGGATCAAGACCGTTGCATTGAGCTGTTTCGCACCCGCGGCCGACCCGAGAATCTCAAATTCGCAGAAATCCACGCCGACATCATTCGCCGGTTCGGCCGTTTTCCCCACCGCAACCTTGTGCTCGGACGCGCGACGAACGCGGAAGAGCAGGCGTTTCTCGATACAGGTGGATTCGCCGGGTAG
- a CDS encoding peroxiredoxin — protein sequence MTIKVGDCLPNATFRIMTEDGVLTKSTDDIFKSKKVALFAVPGAYTGTCHKQHLPSIFASANAIKGKGVNEIAIVSVNDVFVMNAWKRDTDQRNEATFLADGNAEFAKAIDMTFDGSEKGLGIRSKRYSMLVEDGVVKTLNVEDSPGKVEVSGGDKLLGQL from the coding sequence ATGACCATCAAAGTTGGCGACTGCCTGCCCAACGCGACGTTCCGCATCATGACCGAGGACGGAGTTCTAACAAAGAGCACCGACGATATCTTCAAGAGCAAGAAAGTCGCGTTGTTCGCGGTGCCGGGCGCCTATACCGGCACCTGCCACAAGCAACACCTTCCGAGCATTTTCGCCAGCGCCAACGCCATCAAGGGCAAGGGCGTGAACGAGATCGCCATCGTCTCCGTGAACGACGTCTTCGTCATGAACGCGTGGAAGCGCGACACCGACCAGCGAAACGAGGCCACGTTTCTCGCGGATGGCAACGCCGAATTCGCAAAAGCCATCGACATGACGTTCGATGGTTCCGAGAAGGGGCTCGGCATCCGCTCGAAGCGCTATTCCATGCTGGTCGAGGACGGCGTTGTGAAGACGCTGAATGTCGAGGACTCACCCGGCAAGGTCGAGGTCTCCGGCGGCGACAAGCTGCTCGGGCAGCTTTGA